The Gossypium raimondii isolate GPD5lz chromosome 2, ASM2569854v1, whole genome shotgun sequence genome segment ATTTGAACCATTCGCTAGTAAGTAATGACCTGGAAAATACTAGTTTTGAACCATTTGATGGATGTGAAGTAATGGCAAATATACAAAGATAATACTCTAAAAACAGATTTGGGTGTATGTAGGTGTATGATGTAACACCATTTATGTCTGATCATCCCGGAGGCGGTGAAGTATTGCTGTCGGCAACTGGTAATCTTTTTTACAACCTATTCAAATTGGTTGATATAGTGGAGTAGTAAAACTAATGAAGGGTGTATTGGCAGGGAAGGATGGCACAAATGATTTTGAAGATATAGGGCACAGTGAGGATGCAAGAGAAATGATGGAAAAGTACTACATTGGGGAGATTGATGAAGAAACTGTTCCGCAAAAGCGCACCTACATTCCCCCACACCAAATGTCCAACGATACTGCCTCTGAATTCTTCATTAAGCTCCTACAATTTCTAGTTCCTCTTTTGCTTCTCGGCTTGGCTATTTCACTTCGTAACTACACGAAGAAAGAGTAGGTGGTTCCACCTGTTTTCAGGGTCTCAATTGCTATGTTTGTCtttcattttcccttttttactCTCTTGTATTTCTTgtccaaaattataaatattgagcAACTTTGGAGCCCCGTCCGCCGGG includes the following:
- the LOC105788709 gene encoding cytochrome b5, which encodes MGSDSKIHTFEEVAKHNKNEDCWLIISGKVYDVTPFMSDHPGGGEVLLSATGKDGTNDFEDIGHSEDAREMMEKYYIGEIDEETVPQKRTYIPPHQMSNDTASEFFIKLLQFLVPLLLLGLAISLRNYTKKE